One genomic region from Homalodisca vitripennis isolate AUS2020 chromosome 6, UT_GWSS_2.1, whole genome shotgun sequence encodes:
- the LOC124364206 gene encoding peroxisomal (S)-2-hydroxy-acid oxidase GLO3 isoform X1: MCKINHSAFNLCRLKIEKMSKGPMCNVSDYEEFALSVLPKSTADYYKSGAENEYSLNQNRQAFQRLRLRPRMLVDVSQLSCSTKVFGEEVAIPIGIAPTAMQKMAHPSGECANAKAAGAMGTIFTLSTISTSSIEEVAEAAPDTVKWFQLYIYKDREVTKKLVQRAERSGFKALVLTVDAPIFGIRYADERNRFSLPPHLRLANFSDDKATKVTEARDDQSSLNAYVFSLLDQKLTWKDIKWLKSITRLPIVLKGILTAEDAIIAADLGVEAIQVSNHGARQLDTVPAAIEALPEIVKAVGDRCEIFFDGGVRSGTDVFKAVALGAKMVFVGRPALWGLAHSGQQGVEHILKILKKELITSMTLTGCTSLATISKSMVVHENYYSRL; encoded by the exons TGAGAAAATGTCCAAAGGACCGATGTGTAATGTGTCCGATTATGAAGAGTTTGCTCTGTCAGTGCTGCCCAAGTCCACGGCCGACTACTACAAGAGTGGGGCGGAGAATGAGTATTCATTAAACCAGAATCGGCAGGCTTTCCAGAG gtTGCGTTTGCGTCCGCGTATGCTGGTGGATGTGTCGCAACTGTCATGCAGCACCAAAGTGTTTGGGGAGGAGGTCGCCATACCCATCGGGATCGCTCCGACTGCGATGCAAAAAATGGCACATCCCTCCGGAGAGTGTGCTAATGCTAAAG CGGCTGGTGCCATGGGTACCATCTTCACCCTGTCCACTATCTCTACAAGCAGCATAGAGGAGGTGGCTGAGGCAGCTCCTGATACTGTCAAATGGTTTCAGTTGTACATCTACAAGGACAG GGAAGTAACAAAAAAACTTGTCCAAAGAGCAGAAAGAAGTGGATTCAAAGCACTCGTACTTACTGTTGATGCACCAATTTTTGGAATCAGATACGCAGATGAGAGAAATAGATTTAGTCTTCCTCCACATTTAAG GCTTGCCAACTTTTCTGACGACAAGGCAACCAAAGTTACAGAGGCAAGAGATGACCAGTCAAGTTTAAACGCGTATGTGTTCTCGTTACTGGACCAAAAACTGACCTGGAAAGATATCAAGTGGCTGAAAAG CATCACAAGGTTACCAATCGTGCTGAAGGGGATACTTACAGCTGAAGATGCAATCATAGCAGCTGACCTGGGCGTAGAAGCGATACAGGTGTCCAACCATGGAGCTCGGCAGTTGGACACTGTTCCTGCTGCG ATTGAAGCCTTACCGGAAATTGTGAAAGCTGTAGGTGACAGATGTGAGATTTTCTTTGACGGAGGTGTGAGAAGTGGCACTGATGTTTTTAAAGCTGTCGCTTTGGGTGCAAAAATG GTATTTGTTGGTAGACCTGCTCTGTGGGGTCTAGCACACAGTGGACAACAGGGTGTGGAGCACATTTTAAAAATCCTCAAAAAAGAACTCATAACGTCAATGACTCTTACAG GTTGCACTTCATTAGCTACCATATCGAAATCTATGGTAGTGCACGAAAACTACTACAGCCGTCTGTGA
- the LOC124364206 gene encoding peroxisomal (S)-2-hydroxy-acid oxidase GLO3 isoform X2, with product MSKGPMCNVSDYEEFALSVLPKSTADYYKSGAENEYSLNQNRQAFQRLRLRPRMLVDVSQLSCSTKVFGEEVAIPIGIAPTAMQKMAHPSGECANAKAAGAMGTIFTLSTISTSSIEEVAEAAPDTVKWFQLYIYKDREVTKKLVQRAERSGFKALVLTVDAPIFGIRYADERNRFSLPPHLRLANFSDDKATKVTEARDDQSSLNAYVFSLLDQKLTWKDIKWLKSITRLPIVLKGILTAEDAIIAADLGVEAIQVSNHGARQLDTVPAAIEALPEIVKAVGDRCEIFFDGGVRSGTDVFKAVALGAKMVFVGRPALWGLAHSGQQGVEHILKILKKELITSMTLTGCTSLATISKSMVVHENYYSRL from the exons ATGTCCAAAGGACCGATGTGTAATGTGTCCGATTATGAAGAGTTTGCTCTGTCAGTGCTGCCCAAGTCCACGGCCGACTACTACAAGAGTGGGGCGGAGAATGAGTATTCATTAAACCAGAATCGGCAGGCTTTCCAGAG gtTGCGTTTGCGTCCGCGTATGCTGGTGGATGTGTCGCAACTGTCATGCAGCACCAAAGTGTTTGGGGAGGAGGTCGCCATACCCATCGGGATCGCTCCGACTGCGATGCAAAAAATGGCACATCCCTCCGGAGAGTGTGCTAATGCTAAAG CGGCTGGTGCCATGGGTACCATCTTCACCCTGTCCACTATCTCTACAAGCAGCATAGAGGAGGTGGCTGAGGCAGCTCCTGATACTGTCAAATGGTTTCAGTTGTACATCTACAAGGACAG GGAAGTAACAAAAAAACTTGTCCAAAGAGCAGAAAGAAGTGGATTCAAAGCACTCGTACTTACTGTTGATGCACCAATTTTTGGAATCAGATACGCAGATGAGAGAAATAGATTTAGTCTTCCTCCACATTTAAG GCTTGCCAACTTTTCTGACGACAAGGCAACCAAAGTTACAGAGGCAAGAGATGACCAGTCAAGTTTAAACGCGTATGTGTTCTCGTTACTGGACCAAAAACTGACCTGGAAAGATATCAAGTGGCTGAAAAG CATCACAAGGTTACCAATCGTGCTGAAGGGGATACTTACAGCTGAAGATGCAATCATAGCAGCTGACCTGGGCGTAGAAGCGATACAGGTGTCCAACCATGGAGCTCGGCAGTTGGACACTGTTCCTGCTGCG ATTGAAGCCTTACCGGAAATTGTGAAAGCTGTAGGTGACAGATGTGAGATTTTCTTTGACGGAGGTGTGAGAAGTGGCACTGATGTTTTTAAAGCTGTCGCTTTGGGTGCAAAAATG GTATTTGTTGGTAGACCTGCTCTGTGGGGTCTAGCACACAGTGGACAACAGGGTGTGGAGCACATTTTAAAAATCCTCAAAAAAGAACTCATAACGTCAATGACTCTTACAG GTTGCACTTCATTAGCTACCATATCGAAATCTATGGTAGTGCACGAAAACTACTACAGCCGTCTGTGA